One stretch of Eupeodes corollae chromosome 2, idEupCoro1.1, whole genome shotgun sequence DNA includes these proteins:
- the LOC129945030 gene encoding uncharacterized protein LOC129945030 — protein MAPDSIKYTAFVTPYGQFEYMRMPFGLKNAPAVFQRYIHNIFRDLIDDFLIIIYMDDIIVGTVDFESHLQLVAKVLLRMKESGLELRLSKCKFGYNDIEYLGYRVNSEGICPSDSHVEAIRDYPVPSNQREISRSLLAILSYVSTKLTRQKKAISPEQRLVLCLRFLATGLSFRDLAFAFRMGRSTVSNIVLETSVIIWEQLVEEYMPIPTTDHLRNVINDYYRRWKFPNCFGSIDGRHCQIQCPANSGSHYFNYLHYFSIVLQAVADADKKFLTIEVGGRGKQSDGGTFSGSTLFKLLEADKFNVPPPQALPESNIVLPNFLIGDEAYPLKNYLLRPYPRRNLNAQTENFNKKLSIARKWIECAFGILSKKWRFLQKNIETKPSTAVRLIKCACILHNFVRECDGDSDLDYIHVSAEMANDLAQTNATTQEEQSRYKRSSSNALNTRNELVQYFWEFGH, from the exons ATGGCACCCGATTCCATAAAGTATACGGCCTTTGTCACACCGTATGGGCAGTTTGAGTATATGCGTATGCCATTCGGCTTGAAGAATGCGCCGGCCGTCTTTCAGAGGTACATTCATAACATTTTCAGAGACCTGAtcgatgattttttaattatcatCTATATGGATGACATCATTGTAGGGACAGTTGACTTCGAATCACATTTGCAGTTAGTGGCTAAAGTTTTACTACGAATGAAGGAAAGTGGTTTAGAACTGAGGTTGAGTAAATGTAAATTTGGCTACAATGATATAGAATATTTAGGCTACCGCGTGAACTCAGAGGGAATATGTCCAAGCGACTCACATGTAGAAGCCATTCGGGATTACCCAGTGCCGTCAAATCAGAGAGAA ATTTCCAGATCGCTTTTGGCAATATTGTCGTATGTCAGTACAAAATTAACAAGACAAAAGAAAGCAATTAGTCCAGAACAACGGCTGGTTTTATGTTtaag ATTTCTCGCAACAGGTCTTTCGTTTCGAGATTTAGCTTTTGCTTTTCGAATGGGCAGAAGCACAGTAAGTAACATTGTCTTGGAAACTAGCGTTATCATATGGGAACAACTTGTGGAAGAATATATGCCTATACCAACAACTGACCACCTTCGAAATGTTATTAACGATTACTACCGACGCTGGAAATTTCCTAACTGTTTTGGCAGTATTGATGGTAgacattgccaaattcaatgtccAGCAAATTCTGGCTCTCATTATTTTAACTACCtgcattatttttctattgtacTGCAAGCTGTAGCTGATGCTGACAAAAAGTTTCTAACAATCGAGGTGGGTGGGAGAGGAAAACAAAGTGATGGTGGTACATTTTCTGGATCTACTTTGTTCAAATTACTTGAAGCTGATAAATTTAACGTTCCACCTCCACAAGCATTACCAGAATCAAACATTGTTCTTCCCAATTTTTTAATCGGAGATGAGGCTTACCCCCTGAAAAACTATTTACTAAGACCTTATCCAAGGAGAAACTTAAATGCTCAAAcagaaaacttcaacaaaaaactttcaatcgCAAGAAAATGGATTGAGTGTGCATTTGGCATATTAAGCAAGAAATGgcggtttttacaaaaaaacatcgaaacgaAGCCAAGCACTGCAGTTCGTTTAATTAAATGTGCTTGTATACTGCACAATTTTGTGAGAGAGTGCGATGGCGACAGTGACCTTGATTATATACACGTGTCTGCAGAAATGGCTAATGACTTAGCTCAAACAAATGCAACCACCCAAGAAGAACAGTCCCGTTATAAAAGAAGCTCAAGCAATGCGTTGAATACAAGAAACGAGCTTGTGCAATATTTTTGGGAATTCGggcattga
- the LOC129947703 gene encoding uncharacterized protein LOC129947703 produces MNARTMDQFKNSLDLYEQRRSNRLAAKPDVTAATIRQKPPTTKSNMKADATDAKEVRCYNCTQMGHYQSKCPYEKRPDSSCFRCWKIGHDHRSCPNPKKMLKPVKNTAAAVADATDERSHPSCREDEDLDDFRSAVDAINLSN; encoded by the exons ATGAACGCACGAACGATGGAtcagtttaaaaattcattagaCCTGTACGAACAGCGGCGTTCCAATCGACTTGCTGCTAAACCCGATGTCACTGCTGCCACCATAAGACAAAAACCACCGACGACCAAAAGCAATATGAAAGCTGACGCAACCGATGCAAAAGAAGTCCGTTGCTACAACTGCACGCAGATGGGACACTACCAGAGCAAATGCCCGTACGAAAAGCGACCAGACAGTAGCTGCTTCCGGTGCTGGAAGATTGGACATGACCACCGAAGTTGTCCCAACCCGAAGAAAATGCTGAAGCCAGTGAAAAATACCGCCGCTGCTGTTGCCGATGCCACTGATGAACGAAGCCACCCTAGTTGTCGAGAAGATGAAGACCTTGACGATTTTCGAAGTGCTGTAGATGCTATTAATTTG TCCAACTAA